The genomic window CATCATCTCGGTCTGTCTATACCTTACCTTTGGACCTCAAAATTTCTGAATACACGCCATGGAGGCCACCCATACAGAACAAGAGGTCGATTTCGGAACAGCCGAGAAACTCGGTCTGATCCAAGAGGAGTACGATCGCATCATCGAGATACTGGGACGCACACCCAATTTTACGGAGCTGAGCATATTCGCAGTGATGTGGTCAGAGCATTGCAGCTACAAGAACTCCATCAAATGGCTCAAGACCCTCCCACGCACCGGACCACATATGCTGGTCGAGGCGGGTGAGGAGAATGCCGGTCTGGTCGACATAGGAGGAGGTTTGGGCTGCGTGTTCAAGATAGAATCGCACAACCACCCATCGGCCATCGAACCCTACCAAGGAGCGGCAACAGGAGTTGGGGGTATAAATCGGGACATATTCACCATGGGAGCCCGACCGGTAGCCCAATTGAACAGCCTGCGTTTTGGGAATATCGACAAAGACCGCACCCAATGGATCATGAAAGGTGTCGTCAAGGGGATCGGTGATTATGGAAATGCATTTGGAGTGCCTGTGGTAGGTGGTGAGGTATTCTTCGATGAGGTATATGATCAGAATCCGTTGGTCAATGCCATGTCGGCCGGTATCCTGGACGTCAACAAGACTATATCCGCTATCTCCGAAGGAGTAGGGAACCCGGTCTACATAGTCGGTTCGAGTACAGGGAAGGACGGAATCCACGGGGCGACTTTTGCCTCTGGCGACCTCACGGAGGAATCTGCCAAGGACCTACCCTCTGTTCAAGTGGGAGACCCATTCCAAGAGAAACTCCTCCTCGAGGCTACATTGGAGCTGGCCGATACCGATGCCATCGTGGGCATGCAGGATATGGGTGCAGCTGGGATCACTTGTTCTACCTCTGAGATGTCAGAGAAAGGAGGCTGCGGCATGGAGATCCACCTCGATAAGGTACCGACCCGACAATCGGATATGAAACCGTACGAGATCCTACTCTCCGAATCCCAAGAGCGCATGCTCGTGGTGGTGCACAAAGGCAAGGAGCAAGTCGTGGAGGACATCTTCGATAAATGGGACCTCAATGCCGTACAGATAGGTACGGTCACAGAAGGAGACACACTACGTTATTTCATGCATGGTGAATCTGTGGCAGAAGTGCCTGCTTCCGAGCTCGTGCTTGGAGGCGGAGCCCCAGTCTACGATCGGGAATATCGCGAACCTGCGTACTATGCGGAAAGCAAGAAATTCAGTATCGACTCCATAGAAGAACCCACAGACCTCAAAGCGGTGGCCCAAGCCATGCTGGACAATGTCAATCTGGGTTCCAAACGCTGGGTCACCGATCAGTACGACAGCATGGTAGGTACCAAGAGCATGAATACCAACGATCCACGAGATGCCGGCATCGTAGATGTGAGAGGTACTGACAAAGCATTGGCCTTGACTGTGGACTGCAACGCCCGCTACGTGCATGCCGATCCAGAAGTCGGGACGGCCATTGCCGTGTCAGAGGCGGCCAGGAACATCGTGTGCTCTGGTGGAGAACCTTCGGCCATCACCAATTGCCTCAACTTCGGTAACCCCTATACCCCAGAGGTCTACTGGCAATTCGTAGGGGCTATAAAAGGGATGGGTAGGGCCTGTCGTAGATTCGAGACCCCGGTGACCGGAGGGAATGTGAGTTTCTACAACCACACCGTGCTCAAAGAAGGAGAAGTTCCAGTATTCCCTACACCTACCATAGGTATGCTGGGAATCGTCATGGACAAATCCAAGACCATGTCGCTTAACTTCAAAAGACCGGGTGACCGGATCTTCCTGATAGGCCGCT from Flavobacteriales bacterium includes these protein-coding regions:
- the purL gene encoding phosphoribosylformylglycinamidine synthase subunit PurL — its product is MEATHTEQEVDFGTAEKLGLIQEEYDRIIEILGRTPNFTELSIFAVMWSEHCSYKNSIKWLKTLPRTGPHMLVEAGEENAGLVDIGGGLGCVFKIESHNHPSAIEPYQGAATGVGGINRDIFTMGARPVAQLNSLRFGNIDKDRTQWIMKGVVKGIGDYGNAFGVPVVGGEVFFDEVYDQNPLVNAMSAGILDVNKTISAISEGVGNPVYIVGSSTGKDGIHGATFASGDLTEESAKDLPSVQVGDPFQEKLLLEATLELADTDAIVGMQDMGAAGITCSTSEMSEKGGCGMEIHLDKVPTRQSDMKPYEILLSESQERMLVVVHKGKEQVVEDIFDKWDLNAVQIGTVTEGDTLRYFMHGESVAEVPASELVLGGGAPVYDREYREPAYYAESKKFSIDSIEEPTDLKAVAQAMLDNVNLGSKRWVTDQYDSMVGTKSMNTNDPRDAGIVDVRGTDKALALTVDCNARYVHADPEVGTAIAVSEAARNIVCSGGEPSAITNCLNFGNPYTPEVYWQFVGAIKGMGRACRRFETPVTGGNVSFYNHTVLKEGEVPVFPTPTIGMLGIVMDKSKTMSLNFKRPGDRIFLIGRSRNDINASEYLSSYHGVRLSPPPHFDLEEEYALQEGIKSLIAESLIDSAHDVSDGGLFQCLVEKGQHRQLGFNISTDTRIRKDAFLFGESQSRVVVSVDDSQAEDLSSRLAALGLDYLELGTVSSGAITIDGESYFDIREAIEIHDQAIESRLK